One region of Permianibacter fluminis genomic DNA includes:
- a CDS encoding DUF4870 domain-containing protein — protein sequence MSDWPQTPLSQDEIKARQWGMFIHLSILAGYLIPLAGFIVPIVMWQMKKHEHPLIDAHGKNVVNWLLSFLLYGFVCWILALILIGLLFLWVLCILNVIFAIVGALKANNGEVWAYPFTIRFLK from the coding sequence ATGTCCGACTGGCCACAAACGCCGCTGTCACAAGACGAAATCAAAGCCCGGCAATGGGGCATGTTCATCCATTTGTCGATTCTCGCCGGTTATCTGATTCCGCTGGCGGGCTTCATCGTGCCGATTGTCATGTGGCAGATGAAGAAGCATGAACACCCGCTGATCGATGCGCATGGCAAGAATGTGGTCAACTGGTTGCTATCGTTCCTGTTGTATGGCTTTGTTTGCTGGATACTGGCCCTGATTCTGATCGGCCTGCTGTTCCTCTGGGTGCTGTGCATCCTGAATGTCATTTTTGCCATTGTCGGCGCGCTGAAAGCCAACAACGGTGAAGTCTGGGCCTATCCGTTCACCATTCGCTTTTTGAAGTGA